One part of the Thermodesulfovibrio sp. 3462-1 genome encodes these proteins:
- the ubiE gene encoding bifunctional demethylmenaquinone methyltransferase/2-methoxy-6-polyprenyl-1,4-benzoquinol methylase UbiE: MKETQQIKSMFDRIVRRYDFLNHLLSFGQDFFWRKKMAEQAINDSTPIVLDLATGTGDSATALLKSGARVVGVDISFEMLRAGNKKIKKNIKNAIFSPIVASGYKLPFRNECFDAVTCAFGIRNMHDTESAMKEIYRVMKKGGKIVILEFSLPEGFFRNLYLLYLKKIVPFIASFFSVRSAYEYLGSSIDGFYKPHEFIKLLENCGFSNIKTISLSFGCVYIYVGKKN; encoded by the coding sequence ATGAAAGAAACTCAACAGATTAAATCTATGTTTGACAGGATTGTGCGCAGATATGATTTTCTCAATCATCTGCTTTCCTTTGGACAAGACTTTTTCTGGAGAAAAAAAATGGCAGAACAAGCAATAAATGACAGTACACCAATTGTTTTAGACCTTGCCACAGGAACCGGAGATTCTGCCACAGCATTATTAAAAAGCGGGGCAAGAGTTGTCGGTGTTGATATAAGTTTTGAAATGTTAAGGGCTGGAAATAAAAAAATTAAAAAAAACATTAAAAATGCTATTTTTTCTCCAATTGTTGCCTCTGGCTATAAACTTCCTTTCAGAAATGAGTGCTTTGATGCTGTGACCTGTGCTTTTGGTATAAGAAATATGCATGACACAGAGTCTGCAATGAAGGAGATTTACAGAGTTATGAAAAAAGGGGGCAAAATTGTTATACTTGAGTTTTCCCTTCCAGAAGGATTTTTTAGAAACCTCTATCTTTTGTACTTAAAAAAAATTGTTCCATTTATTGCATCTTTTTTTTCAGTTCGTTCTGCTTATGAATATCTTGGCTCATCAATTGATGGATTTTATAAGCCCCATGAATTTATAAAACTTCTTGAAAATTGCGGCTTTAGTAATATAAAAACTATTTCATTAAGTTTCGGTTGCGTATACATCTATGTGGGAAAGAAAAATTAA
- the pstS gene encoding phosphate ABC transporter substrate-binding protein PstS, with amino-acid sequence MRYLFFVCAVVLMFTVTLAHSAEMINGAGATFPYPLYSSWAADYHKVTGIKINYQSIGSGGGIRQITERTVHFGASDMALKPEELEKSKLLQFPAVIGGVVPIVNMPEIPSNTLVLDGTTMCEIFLGEIKQWNDPKIKALNPNLNLPAKPITVVHRSDGSGTTAIFTHYLSEVCKKWENSVGYGTSVNWKTGLGGKGNEGVANYVKRTPYSIGYVEFAYAKQNKLSTVKLKNKAGQVVAPVFESFAEAAATADLNPEKHFYTWITNAPGKKAWPITGATYILLAREKTDVNKSVIKFFDWAFQNGDSTAKKLDYVPLPKSVKDNIRAYWKTYIK; translated from the coding sequence ATGAGGTATTTATTTTTTGTTTGTGCTGTTGTGTTGATGTTTACTGTCACGCTCGCGCATTCTGCTGAGATGATCAATGGAGCAGGAGCTACTTTCCCTTATCCACTTTATTCAAGCTGGGCAGCAGATTATCACAAAGTAACAGGAATTAAAATTAACTATCAGTCAATTGGCTCTGGTGGAGGAATCAGACAGATTACAGAGAGAACAGTGCATTTCGGTGCCTCTGATATGGCACTTAAACCTGAGGAGCTTGAAAAATCTAAACTTCTTCAATTTCCTGCTGTAATCGGTGGTGTTGTTCCTATTGTTAATATGCCGGAAATTCCGTCTAACACATTGGTTCTTGATGGAACCACCATGTGTGAAATATTTCTTGGTGAGATTAAGCAATGGAATGATCCAAAAATTAAAGCCCTCAATCCAAATCTAAATCTTCCAGCAAAACCAATCACAGTGGTTCATCGCTCTGATGGTTCTGGAACAACTGCCATATTCACACACTATCTAAGTGAAGTATGTAAAAAATGGGAAAACTCTGTCGGCTACGGAACTTCTGTAAACTGGAAAACAGGACTTGGGGGTAAAGGTAATGAAGGAGTTGCTAACTATGTGAAAAGAACTCCTTATTCCATTGGATATGTAGAGTTTGCATATGCAAAACAAAATAAACTTTCTACAGTAAAACTTAAAAATAAAGCAGGACAGGTCGTTGCTCCTGTTTTTGAAAGCTTTGCTGAAGCTGCAGCTACCGCAGATCTTAATCCAGAAAAACATTTTTATACTTGGATAACAAATGCACCTGGTAAAAAAGCCTGGCCCATAACTGGAGCAACCTATATTCTTCTTGCAAGAGAAAAAACAGATGTAAATAAGTCCGTCATAAAATTCTTTGATTGGGCTTTCCAAAATGGTGATAGCACTGCTAAAAAACTTGATTATGTTCCTTTACCTAAGTCTGTTAAAGACAATATAAGAGCATACTGGAAAACATATATAAAGTAA
- a CDS encoding AAA domain-containing protein translates to MNNQELAVSLIDYYIAFLSHEKTKFIISDDPENLVFLSENYIAEIVKSIKQKGYRNFDLFQIIKDEEVVARIKELIEKTQSEIEKSFKLAFAFPVFKDKEKSAYCALSKYDLDLKKDGKLVICPEEINKKFIEKLKEIDPQNKKIQELEILTQREDHTKDFEFYLTFLEIFAGLSHIHLLPLPEPLSSCAVGFTLLNNFKKLKDRLILKNKDYETTYKDKTTSNEKLVDLNEEQLGFIYIYPDSYYTKNLCSDLKKIKNKIKSDRQMEKKICQLWDYKTKTFNRNNQYRYAFLENELTRSQQEAYNTIINNFLSLIEGPPGTGKTQLIVTFAADMMLANKKVVITSTNNKAVDNVYQKLKEFDEKNKSHFKTGKILRGYSRLGSESYIKEFAKELKEFIDEVKQIPDEKIEENINSLTNEVNILRDFIDKYYQIKQISYDEYKEYFKDSQLMEDFVREQLKTLKYLIERLNKWYLNLFPINLLIGKKYKEDLAKFCDEKGLCLPSLRDRKYLSCKEIYNREKDTLDLLDKLCELNLIKKEFKNLTEKVKILINENEEDIDKLFELARKFYYIRKKELNYWQLANDKDWISKIKDWISKIDSNKIKINKGQLWGLEDYIFKYAPVLITTALSSPVICKPAVDLIDYVIVDEAAQTLFCYTFSLFIRGKQFVAIGDNNQLGPVVTKKDYISLPQNIKPYLSCDKSVYDVIEAITNKTSFIRLKEHFRCARPIIEFCDKLIKYDLEIKTEAEKLEIKNSRISHLFKQHLAFIDVKGRSRGNKSKYNEEEIKVIVDLISELSNEIKLEQVGVIAPFRLQIEKLKERMKDFKELALGTIHTFQGEEKDIIILSCVCGNAKEFQNSRLLPDKRLMNVAVSRARKHLIVVGNKEAIEHIPDDGIRKSPIKELLNHISKEGIVVNGDIFK, encoded by the coding sequence ATGAATAATCAAGAACTGGCAGTCAGTTTAATTGACTATTACATAGCTTTTTTATCTCATGAGAAAACCAAATTTATTATATCCGATGACCCTGAAAACTTAGTTTTTTTGAGTGAGAATTATATTGCTGAGATAGTAAAGAGTATCAAACAAAAGGGTTATCGCAATTTTGATTTATTTCAAATAATAAAAGATGAAGAAGTAGTTGCGAGAATTAAAGAACTTATTGAAAAAACTCAATCAGAAATAGAGAAAAGCTTCAAATTAGCCTTTGCCTTTCCTGTTTTTAAAGATAAAGAAAAGAGTGCTTATTGTGCTTTATCAAAATATGATCTCGACTTGAAGAAAGATGGGAAACTGGTTATTTGTCCAGAAGAAATTAACAAAAAATTCATTGAAAAACTAAAAGAAATAGACCCACAAAATAAAAAAATTCAAGAATTAGAAATTCTAACACAGAGAGAAGATCACACTAAAGATTTTGAATTTTATTTAACCTTTTTAGAAATCTTTGCAGGATTAAGTCATATTCATTTATTACCACTTCCCGAACCGCTCTCCTCCTGTGCAGTAGGCTTCACTTTATTGAATAACTTCAAAAAACTCAAAGATCGCTTAATTTTAAAAAACAAGGATTATGAAACAACTTATAAAGATAAAACAACCTCTAATGAGAAGCTTGTAGACCTGAATGAAGAGCAGTTGGGCTTTATTTATATTTATCCAGACTCGTATTATACAAAAAATCTTTGTTCAGATTTGAAGAAGATAAAAAACAAAATAAAAAGCGATAGGCAGATGGAAAAGAAGATTTGCCAACTATGGGACTATAAAACTAAAACATTCAATAGGAATAATCAATACAGATATGCTTTTTTAGAGAATGAATTAACTCGCTCCCAGCAAGAGGCATATAACACTATAATAAACAATTTCCTATCTCTTATTGAGGGACCTCCTGGTACAGGGAAAACTCAGTTGATCGTTACTTTTGCTGCTGATATGATGTTAGCTAATAAAAAAGTAGTAATAACAAGTACAAATAATAAGGCTGTGGATAATGTATATCAAAAATTAAAAGAGTTTGATGAAAAAAACAAAAGTCATTTTAAAACAGGCAAAATTCTTCGTGGATATTCAAGACTTGGTAGCGAGAGTTATATAAAAGAGTTTGCTAAGGAGTTAAAGGAATTTATTGATGAAGTAAAACAAATCCCGGATGAGAAAATTGAAGAAAACATTAACTCACTCACAAACGAAGTAAACATTTTGAGAGACTTTATAGATAAATATTATCAAATTAAACAAATTTCTTATGATGAATACAAAGAATATTTTAAAGATTCCCAATTAATGGAAGATTTTGTTAGAGAACAACTCAAAACATTGAAATATTTAATTGAAAGACTCAATAAATGGTATTTAAATTTATTTCCAATTAACTTATTAATAGGCAAAAAATACAAAGAAGATCTGGCAAAATTCTGTGATGAAAAGGGTCTTTGTTTACCATCACTTAGAGATAGAAAATATCTCTCCTGTAAAGAAATCTACAATAGGGAAAAGGATACATTAGATTTACTGGATAAATTATGTGAATTAAATTTGATTAAAAAAGAATTTAAAAACCTTACTGAAAAAGTAAAAATTCTTATTAATGAAAATGAGGAGGATATAGATAAGCTTTTTGAACTTGCCCGAAAATTTTACTACATAAGAAAAAAAGAATTAAATTACTGGCAATTGGCAAATGACAAAGATTGGATTAGCAAAATAAAAGATTGGATTAGCAAAATAGATTCTAATAAAATAAAAATAAATAAGGGGCAGCTTTGGGGATTGGAAGACTACATTTTCAAATACGCTCCTGTCCTCATTACTACAGCTCTTAGTTCTCCTGTAATTTGTAAACCAGCCGTAGACCTAATTGATTATGTCATTGTAGATGAAGCAGCTCAGACCCTCTTTTGTTATACATTCTCACTATTTATAAGAGGAAAACAATTTGTAGCTATTGGAGATAATAATCAACTTGGTCCTGTTGTGACAAAGAAAGACTATATTTCTCTTCCTCAGAATATCAAGCCATATTTGTCCTGTGATAAAAGCGTATATGATGTTATAGAAGCAATAACCAACAAAACCTCCTTTATAAGATTAAAAGAACATTTCAGATGTGCCAGACCAATAATAGAGTTCTGTGATAAGCTAATAAAATATGATTTAGAAATAAAAACAGAGGCAGAGAAGCTGGAAATTAAAAATTCCAGAATATCCCATTTATTTAAACAGCACTTAGCTTTTATAGATGTTAAGGGAAGATCAAGAGGTAACAAAAGCAAATACAACGAAGAAGAAATCAAAGTAATTGTTGATTTGATTTCGGAGCTTAGTAACGAAATAAAGTTAGAGCAAGTGGGGGTTATAGCACCTTTCAGATTGCAGATTGAGAAATTAAAAGAAAGAATGAAAGATTTTAAGGAGTTAGCTCTTGGCACAATCCATACATTTCAAGGAGAGGAAAAAGATATCATTATTTTAAGTTGTGTTTGCGGGAATGCGAAAGAATTTCAAAATAGTAGACTTCTACCAGATAAAAGACTGATGAATGTAGCAGTTTCAAGGGCAAGAAAACATCTCATTGTTGTAGGCAACAAAGAGGCTATAGAACATATACCTGATGATGGCATAAGAAAATCTCCTATAAAAGAGCTTTTGAATCACATTTCAAAAGAAGGGATAGTAGTGAATGGAGATATTTTTAAGTGA
- the lgt gene encoding prolipoprotein diacylglyceryl transferase, translating to MIPYPNISPEIVKIGPLSIRWYGLMYLIGFICSYLIVRREIKKRGFRVEKDFLENLYFYLILGLLLGARLGYVIFYNLHYYIEHPLNIFAIWQGGMSFHGGVIGVIVSAWLFTRAKKFDFFTLTDMLVLTAPIGLGLGRIGNFINGELFGRITDVPWAMIFPEGGPLPRHPSQLYEAALEGVVLFVSLWFLKDKFNRSGIVSSLFLILYGVFRFFVEFFREPDPQIGYILGIFTMGQVLCSIMILAGLGLFLYRVRK from the coding sequence ATGATTCCCTATCCAAACATAAGTCCTGAAATTGTAAAAATAGGTCCTCTTTCAATCCGATGGTATGGACTGATGTATCTTATCGGTTTTATATGCTCCTATCTCATTGTAAGAAGGGAAATTAAAAAAAGAGGTTTCAGGGTTGAAAAGGACTTTCTTGAGAATCTATATTTTTACCTGATATTAGGGCTTCTTTTAGGTGCACGGCTTGGATATGTGATATTTTATAATCTTCACTACTACATTGAACATCCTCTCAATATTTTTGCAATCTGGCAAGGTGGAATGTCTTTTCATGGTGGAGTTATTGGTGTCATAGTTTCAGCATGGCTTTTTACAAGGGCGAAAAAGTTTGACTTTTTCACACTCACTGATATGCTCGTTCTTACTGCACCAATTGGGCTCGGACTTGGCAGAATCGGTAACTTCATTAATGGAGAACTCTTTGGAAGAATAACTGATGTTCCCTGGGCTATGATTTTCCCTGAAGGAGGACCTCTTCCAAGACATCCAAGTCAGCTTTATGAAGCTGCACTGGAGGGTGTTGTTCTTTTTGTAAGTCTCTGGTTTTTAAAGGATAAATTTAACCGCTCTGGTATTGTTTCATCGTTATTTTTAATTCTTTATGGAGTTTTTCGCTTTTTTGTAGAGTTTTTCCGAGAGCCAGACCCTCAGATTGGATACATTCTCGGCATATTCACAATGGGACAGGTTTTATGCAGTATTATGATATTAGCAGGTCTGGGTTTATTCCTTTACAGGGTTAGAAAATGA
- the yajC gene encoding preprotein translocase subunit YajC has protein sequence MNFLNLISEAYAMGPTPQGAAQGDPIMSLILSVLPLVLIIVVFYFLLIRPQQKRAKEHRQMLENLKRGDKVITVGGIYGVVESVNPNTVVLKIAENVKVKFSKQAVASLRPSTDED, from the coding sequence ATGAACTTTTTAAATTTAATATCAGAGGCATATGCAATGGGCCCCACACCACAAGGTGCAGCACAGGGTGATCCCATTATGAGCCTTATTTTAAGCGTTTTACCCCTGGTTTTAATCATTGTTGTTTTTTATTTTCTCCTTATCAGGCCTCAGCAGAAAAGAGCAAAAGAACACAGGCAGATGCTTGAAAATCTTAAAAGAGGCGACAAGGTAATCACAGTGGGTGGAATATATGGAGTTGTTGAGTCTGTAAATCCTAATACAGTGGTTTTAAAAATTGCAGAAAATGTAAAAGTTAAATTTTCAAAGCAGGCTGTTGCTTCATTGAGACCTTCAACTGATGAGGATTAG
- the secD gene encoding protein translocase subunit SecD: MRKGIYLRIALILATVVLAFIFFLPNTPLFDYMPQWWKKNMPHKGIVLGLDLRGGSHLVFEVDIKRARQITVERIGMHLQSLLEKKGIKASVKISDEKIIIQPVNDEAKKLVKENYPDLSISVQGNNLLCELPESAFKRIETTSVEQAIEVIRNRVDQLGVAEPIIHRQGENEIVVQLPGVKDPKKALEIIGKTAQLEFKLLDEETPLWKELPSLIKAGEEESFLNKWKSKLPEGDELVFQKIVNKETGEVYKRPYIVKKDVLLTGDLLAEAHVSIDQRFNEPYVSLRFNDAGAKIFEEITAKYVKHRLAIILDGNLYSAPVIQERIEGGNAQITGNFSMEEAKDLAIVLRAGALPAPVKLIQNVTVGPTLGRDSIEAGKMAVIFAAVFVSLFMVFYYRLSGVIADFALILNIILLIGALAALNATLTLPGIAGIALAIGMAVDSNVLMFERIREELRVGKTPKAAIESGYKKAFWTIFDSHVTTLITAAVLFHFGSGPIKGFAVTLSLGVAINLFTALIGTKTVFDFIYIGKERKSLSI; encoded by the coding sequence ATGAGAAAAGGCATTTATCTGAGAATTGCACTAATACTGGCAACTGTTGTTTTAGCATTTATTTTCTTTTTGCCAAATACTCCTCTTTTTGATTACATGCCTCAGTGGTGGAAAAAAAATATGCCTCACAAAGGAATCGTTCTTGGGCTTGACTTAAGAGGAGGTTCTCATCTTGTTTTTGAAGTTGACATTAAAAGGGCAAGACAAATAACAGTTGAAAGAATAGGCATGCATCTTCAGAGCCTTCTTGAGAAAAAGGGGATAAAAGCTTCAGTAAAAATCTCAGATGAAAAAATAATTATCCAGCCAGTAAACGATGAAGCGAAAAAGCTGGTAAAAGAAAACTATCCTGATCTTTCTATTTCCGTTCAGGGTAATAATCTTTTATGCGAACTTCCAGAAAGTGCATTCAAAAGAATAGAGACAACGTCTGTTGAACAAGCAATAGAAGTAATTCGTAACAGGGTTGATCAGCTTGGAGTTGCTGAACCAATAATACACCGTCAGGGTGAAAATGAAATAGTTGTCCAGCTTCCCGGAGTAAAGGATCCGAAAAAAGCTCTTGAAATTATTGGCAAAACTGCTCAACTTGAGTTTAAGCTTCTTGATGAAGAAACTCCTCTGTGGAAAGAGCTTCCTTCACTTATTAAAGCAGGTGAGGAAGAAAGCTTTCTCAATAAATGGAAAAGTAAACTTCCAGAGGGTGATGAACTTGTCTTTCAAAAAATTGTAAATAAAGAAACTGGAGAGGTTTATAAAAGACCCTATATTGTAAAAAAAGATGTTTTACTTACAGGAGACCTTCTTGCTGAAGCCCATGTAAGCATTGATCAAAGATTTAACGAACCTTATGTATCTTTGCGTTTCAACGATGCAGGAGCAAAGATCTTTGAAGAGATTACAGCAAAGTATGTAAAACACAGACTTGCCATAATTCTTGATGGGAATCTCTATTCAGCTCCTGTAATTCAGGAAAGAATTGAAGGTGGAAATGCTCAGATTACAGGAAATTTTTCTATGGAAGAAGCGAAAGACCTTGCTATTGTTCTCAGAGCAGGTGCACTACCTGCACCTGTAAAGCTTATTCAAAATGTTACTGTGGGTCCAACTCTTGGTAGAGATTCTATTGAAGCTGGCAAAATGGCTGTTATTTTTGCAGCAGTGTTTGTTTCACTGTTTATGGTTTTTTACTATAGACTAAGTGGTGTAATTGCAGATTTTGCTTTGATACTTAATATTATTCTTCTTATCGGAGCACTGGCTGCTTTAAATGCAACGCTTACGCTTCCAGGAATTGCAGGAATTGCTCTTGCAATTGGAATGGCAGTGGATTCTAATGTTCTTATGTTTGAAAGAATAAGAGAAGAACTCAGAGTCGGAAAAACTCCAAAAGCAGCGATTGAATCAGGATATAAAAAAGCATTCTGGACAATTTTTGACTCCCATGTAACAACTCTTATAACAGCAGCAGTTCTTTTCCATTTTGGTTCAGGACCTATAAAGGGATTTGCAGTTACTCTTTCACTTGGAGTGGCTATCAACTTGTTTACTGCTTTAATAGGCACAAAAACAGTTTTTGACTTTATATACATTGGAAAGGAGCGAAAGAGCCTGAGCATATGA
- the phoU gene encoding phosphate signaling complex protein PhoU, translating into MGILDNELRKLKEKILILGCLVEEGIRKSVKALIDREIDLAKQVISRDNLINGLEVEINEDCIKLIALRQPMAKDLRFITTAMKIITDLERMGDFAVNIAERAIELAQEPFLKPFVNIPKMAEIAESMVEDAINAFVKEDVDLCYDVIKRDDQVDELLKTNHNELIGLMIKNPDIISLALKRMFIAKYLERIADHATNIAEMVIYMVEGKMIRGSFVTEEIHKLCLEDFMSRQK; encoded by the coding sequence ATGGGAATTTTGGATAATGAGTTAAGAAAATTGAAGGAAAAAATACTTATACTTGGTTGCCTTGTTGAGGAAGGAATTAGAAAATCGGTTAAGGCATTGATTGATAGAGAGATTGACCTTGCAAAACAGGTTATTTCAAGGGACAATCTAATTAATGGACTTGAAGTTGAGATAAATGAAGATTGCATAAAGCTTATTGCATTGAGACAACCAATGGCAAAGGATTTAAGATTTATCACCACTGCTATGAAAATAATCACAGATCTTGAGCGAATGGGAGATTTTGCAGTCAACATAGCTGAAAGAGCAATAGAGCTCGCACAGGAGCCTTTTTTAAAACCTTTTGTAAATATTCCAAAAATGGCTGAAATTGCAGAAAGCATGGTTGAGGATGCAATAAATGCCTTTGTTAAGGAAGATGTAGATTTGTGCTATGATGTGATAAAAAGAGATGATCAGGTTGATGAGCTTTTAAAAACAAATCATAATGAATTAATTGGTCTTATGATTAAAAATCCAGATATTATTTCTCTCGCTTTAAAAAGAATGTTTATTGCTAAATACCTTGAAAGAATTGCAGACCATGCCACAAATATAGCTGAGATGGTTATTTACATGGTGGAGGGCAAAATGATAAGAGGAAGTTTTGTTACAGAGGAAATTCACAAACTTTGTCTGGAAGACTTCATGTCAAGGCAGAAATAG
- a CDS encoding tetratricopeptide repeat protein yields MKKVFLSFFIFLLLTGISHAQMEIKNCFNYFNAGDYKRAIESGKRAVKLYPRSVGAYFCLGAAYSKTGQIDLAIESLKKAEAYTTRDDDLMSIYGWLGSNYLDKGDLDNALFYHNKSLDLAKKLGDRKGEAAELNNIALIFRKKGEFDKALEYYEESLRLETNKKEKAAIYHNIAVIYEDKGDYNRAIEYFKKAIEISERYGDYHGSGKMMLNLGDTYRKIKDFEKAYFYLDEGLKRVKKVGDKYWEGGGLKCFGWYFRDKGDIKLAREYLNRAYEIFKSIGAEGDALEVLSSLALLEQKKKTAYGGIEIGSKGVKAMVLQLSPADEEGFYNVEEKFRRSINTGIITGVKETGLFAEDAIKETAEAVKELFNTIKDKYGVNENNIFIAGSSALVNVKNRDELSKRIKELTGKGTVFITKEEEVFYNIIGAVPDKYRSKAIVIDIGSGNTKIGYLEGSDGNTRTVSVEIPYGAVSFTDLIQKNVGTQKEFPIVAEKLSQTEVAQALQKESQRKPALKNRNPVFMLGGTVWAMVTLLYPEKQDAFVKLTQADIEKFYREIKSAPDKLLNPDLSKIKDEDKRKWATKQIQAVKDTFSQENLLAGAVLMKRIADTLELKNKKIYFSRYGSWLWGYIASAGVFFEEEKKSIQK; encoded by the coding sequence ATGAAAAAAGTGTTTTTATCTTTTTTCATTTTTTTACTTTTAACAGGCATATCCCATGCCCAGATGGAAATTAAAAATTGTTTTAACTACTTCAATGCAGGCGATTATAAGAGGGCTATTGAATCAGGTAAAAGGGCAGTAAAACTTTATCCAAGAAGCGTGGGTGCTTATTTTTGCTTGGGAGCGGCTTATTCTAAAACTGGACAGATAGACCTTGCTATTGAGAGCCTTAAGAAGGCAGAGGCTTATACAACAAGAGATGATGATTTAATGTCTATCTACGGCTGGCTTGGAAGTAATTATCTCGACAAAGGTGATTTAGACAATGCCCTTTTCTATCACAACAAAAGCCTTGATTTAGCAAAAAAACTGGGAGACAGAAAAGGAGAGGCAGCTGAACTTAATAACATAGCATTGATTTTTCGTAAAAAAGGGGAATTTGATAAGGCATTAGAATATTACGAAGAATCCTTGAGATTAGAGACAAATAAAAAAGAAAAAGCCGCTATATACCACAATATAGCAGTTATCTACGAGGATAAAGGGGATTATAACAGAGCCATTGAATACTTTAAGAAAGCGATTGAAATATCTGAGAGATATGGAGATTATCACGGCAGTGGTAAGATGATGCTTAACCTTGGGGATACTTATAGAAAAATCAAAGATTTTGAAAAGGCATACTTTTACCTTGATGAGGGCCTCAAAAGGGTTAAAAAGGTTGGAGATAAATACTGGGAAGGAGGTGGGTTAAAATGCTTTGGCTGGTATTTCAGAGATAAGGGAGACATAAAACTTGCAAGGGAATACCTAAACAGGGCATATGAGATTTTTAAGTCCATTGGAGCTGAAGGAGATGCTTTAGAGGTATTATCTTCGCTTGCCTTACTTGAACAGAAAAAGAAAACAGCCTATGGAGGGATAGAGATAGGTTCAAAGGGTGTAAAGGCTATGGTGCTTCAGCTTTCTCCAGCAGATGAAGAGGGTTTTTACAATGTGGAGGAAAAATTTAGAAGAAGCATAAACACAGGGATTATTACAGGGGTCAAAGAAACAGGGCTTTTTGCTGAAGATGCCATAAAAGAGACTGCTGAGGCTGTGAAAGAGCTTTTCAACACTATTAAAGACAAATATGGAGTTAATGAAAATAATATATTCATCGCAGGAAGCAGTGCTCTTGTAAATGTAAAAAACAGGGATGAGTTATCAAAAAGGATAAAGGAACTAACAGGCAAGGGCACTGTCTTTATCACCAAGGAAGAGGAGGTTTTTTACAACATCATCGGCGCTGTTCCTGATAAATATCGGTCAAAAGCAATAGTGATAGACATAGGCAGTGGCAATACAAAGATTGGCTATCTTGAAGGCTCAGATGGAAATACGAGAACCGTATCAGTAGAGATACCTTATGGCGCTGTCTCTTTCACAGACCTGATACAGAAAAATGTAGGGACTCAAAAAGAGTTTCCTATTGTAGCAGAAAAACTGAGTCAGACAGAGGTAGCACAGGCTTTACAGAAAGAAAGCCAGAGAAAGCCAGCCCTTAAAAATAGAAATCCAGTTTTTATGCTTGGTGGCACAGTATGGGCAATGGTAACCTTGCTTTATCCTGAAAAACAGGATGCTTTTGTAAAGCTCACTCAGGCAGATATAGAGAAATTTTACAGGGAGATTAAAAGTGCTCCAGATAAGCTTCTAAATCCAGATCTTTCAAAGATAAAGGACGAAGATAAAAGAAAGTGGGCAACAAAACAGATACAAGCTGTAAAAGATACTTTTAGTCAGGAAAATCTTCTTGCTGGTGCTGTTCTTATGAAAAGAATAGCTGATACCTTAGAGTTAAAAAACAAGAAGATATACTTTTCTCGTTATGGGAGCTGGCTATGGGGTTATATTGCCTCAGCAGGTGTCTTTTTTGAAGAAGAGAAAAAATCAATACAGAAATAA